A window from Cellulomonas sp. C5510 encodes these proteins:
- a CDS encoding MFS transporter: MHTTTGTPAGDSVLDPHLVRRRARLPLLALALGGFSIGTTEFATMGLLPLVADDLRVSIPTAGHVITAYALGVVVGAPLLTSVAARVERRRLLLLLMAAFTVGNVLSALAPTAGWLVAARFVAGLPHGAFFGVGAAMGAHVAGPGRRGQAVATMMAGLTVANVVGVPLSTVLGQAMGWRAAFVAVGALGLVTLAALWRWLPGLAVPDGASVRTEIGSLRNPRLWVAAGAGAVGFGGMFAVYSYVSPLLTEVTGLAVTTVPVVLALFGVGMTAGTLIGGRLADRSVPRTVLLGFAATTVVLVLVAVLGRSPVPGVIAVVGLGVASQVLGLALQSWLMDLSPHAPSLGAALCHSALNVGNAAGAWAGGLVIAAGLGYLAPAWVGVALTAVGLTVAATALRPPPR, translated from the coding sequence ATGCACACGACCACCGGCACGCCCGCGGGCGACTCCGTCCTCGACCCGCACCTCGTGCGCCGGCGGGCACGGTTGCCGCTGCTCGCCCTGGCACTCGGCGGCTTCAGCATCGGGACCACCGAGTTCGCGACGATGGGCCTGCTCCCGCTCGTCGCGGACGACCTGCGGGTCTCGATCCCCACCGCCGGCCACGTGATCACCGCCTACGCCCTGGGCGTCGTCGTCGGGGCGCCCCTGCTCACGAGCGTCGCCGCCCGCGTGGAGCGGCGCCGGCTCCTGCTGCTGCTCATGGCCGCGTTCACCGTCGGCAACGTGCTGTCCGCGCTCGCGCCCACAGCCGGGTGGCTGGTCGCAGCGCGGTTCGTCGCCGGGCTGCCGCACGGGGCGTTCTTCGGCGTCGGTGCCGCGATGGGTGCCCACGTCGCCGGTCCCGGGCGTCGCGGCCAGGCGGTCGCGACGATGATGGCCGGGCTGACCGTGGCGAACGTCGTGGGTGTACCGCTGTCGACCGTGCTCGGGCAGGCGATGGGCTGGCGGGCCGCGTTCGTGGCCGTCGGAGCGCTCGGGCTGGTGACGCTCGCGGCGCTGTGGCGGTGGCTGCCGGGGCTCGCCGTGCCGGACGGCGCGAGCGTCCGCACCGAGATCGGGTCGCTGCGCAACCCGCGGCTGTGGGTCGCGGCCGGCGCCGGTGCCGTCGGGTTCGGCGGCATGTTCGCGGTGTACTCCTACGTCTCGCCGCTGCTCACCGAGGTCACGGGCCTGGCGGTCACGACCGTGCCCGTCGTCCTCGCGCTGTTCGGCGTCGGGATGACGGCCGGCACCCTGATCGGCGGCCGGCTCGCGGACCGGTCCGTGCCGCGCACCGTGCTGCTCGGCTTCGCCGCCACGACCGTCGTGCTGGTCCTCGTCGCGGTCCTCGGGCGCTCGCCGGTGCCCGGGGTGATCGCCGTGGTCGGGCTCGGCGTGGCGTCGCAGGTGCTCGGGCTGGCGCTGCAGTCCTGGCTCATGGACCTGTCGCCGCACGCGCCGTCCCTCGGCGCCGCCCTCTGCCACTCCGCGCTGAACGTCGGCAACGCCGCCGGTGCCTGGGCGGGCGGCCTGGTCATCGCCGCCGGCCTCGGCTACCTCGCGCCCGCGTGGGTCGGCGTGGCGCTCACCGCCGTGGGCCTGACCGTCGCCGCCACCGCCCTCCGCCCCCCACCCCGCTGA
- a CDS encoding metal-dependent transcriptional regulator, with the protein MSETSDLTSVAQDYLKVIWTAREWSTAPVTTKMLAERLGVGASTVSETVRRLADQGLVEHAPYAAITLTPEGVRHAVQVVRRHRLIETFLVSELGYAWDEVHDEAEVLEHAVSDLMVERIDARLGHPTRDPHGDPIPAPDGTVPAPAARMLWELDGGSGRIARISDADPGLLRYLASVGVVLDARVEVVERRDFAGMTSVRVLPPDGGGEPSGVELGEVAARAIWVLLDA; encoded by the coding sequence GTGAGCGAGACGAGCGACCTGACCTCCGTCGCCCAGGACTACCTCAAGGTCATCTGGACCGCGCGGGAGTGGTCGACGGCGCCGGTGACCACCAAGATGCTCGCCGAGCGGCTCGGGGTGGGCGCGTCCACGGTGTCCGAGACGGTGCGCCGCCTCGCCGACCAGGGGCTCGTGGAGCACGCCCCGTACGCCGCCATCACCCTCACCCCCGAGGGGGTGCGCCACGCCGTCCAGGTGGTGCGCCGCCACCGGCTCATCGAGACGTTCCTGGTCAGCGAGCTCGGCTACGCCTGGGACGAGGTCCACGACGAGGCGGAGGTGCTCGAGCACGCCGTGTCCGACCTCATGGTCGAGCGCATCGACGCCAGGCTGGGGCACCCGACGCGGGACCCGCACGGCGACCCGATCCCCGCGCCCGACGGCACGGTGCCCGCCCCGGCCGCGCGCATGCTGTGGGAGCTCGACGGCGGGTCGGGCCGGATCGCCCGCATCTCCGACGCCGACCCGGGGTTGCTGCGGTACCTCGCGTCCGTCGGGGTGGTGCTGGACGCCCGGGTCGAGGTGGTGGAGCGGCGCGACTTCGCCGGCATGACGTCCGTGCGCGTGCTGCCCCCGGACGGTGGCGGTGAGCCGAGCGGGGTCGAGCTGGGCGAGGTCGCGGCCCGCGCGATCTGGGTGCTGCTCGACGCCTGA
- a CDS encoding hydroxymethylglutaryl-CoA reductase has translation MPAVADASELSAPVPLRWVGPLRVSGNVMTGEAEVPLATYESPLWPSVRRGARISTMVEGGIRATLVDERMSRSVLLEAGDAGVALAAWQHLTSHRAELEAVVAGSSRFARLIDLHVQIAANLLFVRFELTTGDASGHNMVTNAADRLMDHVLATVPGVRYGSVSGNYCSDKKATAVNGILGRGKNVVTEIVVPRRLVERFLHTTPEAVVQLNVRKNLIGTMLAGGLRSANAHYANMLLAFYLATGQDAANIVEGSQGLTHAEVRDGDLYFSCTLPNLIVGTVGNGKGLGFVEENLARLGCREEREPGANARRLAVLCAATVLCGELSLMAAQTNQGELMAAHLRLERGAAGPAATA, from the coding sequence ATGCCCGCCGTCGCCGACGCGTCCGAGCTCTCGGCGCCCGTCCCGCTGCGCTGGGTCGGCCCGCTGCGGGTCAGCGGCAACGTCATGACCGGCGAGGCGGAGGTGCCGCTCGCGACGTACGAGTCCCCGCTGTGGCCGTCGGTGCGCCGCGGGGCCCGGATCTCCACGATGGTCGAGGGCGGCATCCGCGCGACGCTGGTGGACGAGCGGATGTCCCGCTCGGTGCTGCTGGAGGCGGGCGACGCGGGCGTGGCGCTGGCCGCCTGGCAGCACCTGACGTCGCACCGGGCGGAGCTCGAGGCCGTCGTCGCCGGCAGCAGCCGGTTCGCCCGGCTGATCGACCTGCACGTGCAGATCGCCGCGAACCTGCTGTTCGTCCGGTTCGAGCTGACCACAGGCGACGCGTCGGGCCACAACATGGTGACGAACGCGGCGGACCGCCTCATGGACCACGTCCTGGCGACGGTGCCGGGCGTGCGGTACGGGTCGGTGTCGGGCAACTACTGCTCGGACAAGAAGGCCACCGCCGTGAACGGCATCCTCGGACGCGGCAAGAACGTCGTGACGGAGATCGTCGTGCCGCGGCGGCTCGTCGAGCGGTTCCTGCACACCACGCCCGAGGCCGTCGTCCAGCTCAACGTCCGCAAGAACCTCATCGGCACGATGCTGGCCGGCGGGCTGCGCTCGGCGAACGCGCACTACGCGAACATGCTGCTGGCGTTCTACCTGGCGACCGGGCAGGACGCGGCGAACATCGTCGAGGGCTCGCAGGGCCTCACCCACGCGGAGGTCCGCGACGGCGACCTCTACTTCTCCTGCACCCTGCCGAACCTCATCGTCGGGACCGTCGGGAACGGCAAGGGCCTCGGCTTCGTCGAGGAGAACCTCGCCCGGCTCGGGTGCCGCGAGGAGCGTGAGCCCGGCGCGAACGCCCGGCGGCTGGCGGTGCTGTGCGCCGCGACCGTGCTGTGCGGGGAGCTGTCGCTCATGGCCGCGCAGACGAACCAGGGCGAGCTCATGGCCGCGCACCTGCGCCTGGAGCGCGGCGCGGCGGGTCCCGCGGCCACGGCCTGA
- a CDS encoding VOC family protein produces the protein MAAADTTQDRLAADTAMGPVTLLVADLDAQLRYYRDVLGLDVVERPDARIEGVERPDVVVLGRGSRPLVVLRHTPDLPPTSRSQAGLFHTAILFDTREALAATLASVASRAPQTYVGSADHLVSEAFYLTDPEGNGVELYWDRARDVWQYDAQGRVVMDALRLDPNEFIRGHVTDAALAAPAGAPVVGHVHLQVGDVAGARAFYVDALGFDVMAEWHGALFVSAGGYHHHMAMNTWNSAGAGPRASSLGLGEVTLVVPGSDDVGALRERLAAHGVHVRDDGATVTFDDPWRNVVRVRPAA, from the coding sequence ATGGCCGCCGCCGACACCACCCAGGACCGCCTCGCCGCCGACACCGCGATGGGACCCGTGACCCTCCTCGTCGCGGACCTCGACGCCCAGCTCCGCTACTACCGCGACGTGCTGGGGCTCGACGTGGTCGAGCGGCCGGACGCGCGGATCGAGGGCGTCGAGCGCCCCGACGTGGTCGTCCTGGGGCGGGGGAGTCGGCCGCTCGTCGTGCTGCGCCACACGCCGGACCTCCCCCCGACGAGCCGTAGCCAGGCCGGGCTGTTCCACACGGCGATCCTCTTCGACACCCGGGAGGCGCTCGCGGCCACGCTCGCGTCCGTCGCCTCCCGCGCGCCGCAGACGTACGTCGGCAGCGCCGACCACCTGGTCTCCGAGGCGTTCTACCTCACCGACCCCGAGGGCAACGGCGTCGAGCTGTACTGGGACCGCGCCCGCGACGTGTGGCAGTACGACGCGCAGGGGCGCGTGGTCATGGACGCGCTGCGGCTCGACCCGAACGAGTTCATCCGCGGGCACGTCACCGACGCGGCGCTCGCGGCCCCGGCGGGCGCGCCGGTCGTCGGTCACGTGCACCTGCAGGTCGGCGACGTCGCCGGGGCGCGGGCGTTCTACGTCGACGCCCTCGGGTTCGACGTGATGGCCGAGTGGCACGGCGCGCTGTTCGTGTCGGCCGGCGGGTACCACCACCACATGGCGATGAACACGTGGAACTCCGCCGGCGCCGGCCCGCGGGCGAGCAGCCTGGGGCTGGGCGAGGTCACGCTGGTCGTCCCCGGGAGCGACGACGTGGGCGCCCTGCGGGAGCGGCTGGCGGCGCACGGCGTGCACGTGCGGGACGACGGCGCGACGGTCACGTTCGACGACCCGTGGCGCAACGTGGTCCGCGTCCGCCCGGCTGCCTGA
- a CDS encoding hydroxymethylglutaryl-CoA synthase, translating into MQLGIDDLAFATADRYLDLADLAPVHGVDVAKYTVGLGQDRMSVCAPDEDVVTLAAAAALPLVEDLDDAGRAAIRTVLLATESGIDQSKSAGVYVHRLLDLSPSARVVELKQACYAGTSALQMALALVARNPEQKVLVICSDVARYDVGSSGEPTQGCGAVAMLVTADPRLVAIEPVSGLHTTDVMDFWRPNYRSTAVVDGRLSLRAYTDSLAGAWQDYQAQGGAALADIDAFVYHQPFTKMAVKAHAHLARVAGGPRDAEAQAAQIADTLRYNREIGNSYTASMYVGLASLLDHATEDLAGSRIGFFSYGSGSVGEFFTGVVQPGFRQHLRAEAHRRLLDDRERISHAEYLRIVAPVNPVDGGDHVLEPTTRGSFRLAAISGHQRVYERAAAADAGSAVA; encoded by the coding sequence ATGCAGCTCGGCATCGACGACCTGGCCTTCGCGACCGCGGACCGGTACCTCGACCTGGCGGACCTCGCCCCCGTGCACGGCGTGGACGTCGCGAAGTACACCGTGGGCCTGGGCCAGGACCGGATGAGCGTGTGCGCCCCCGACGAGGACGTCGTGACGCTGGCCGCGGCAGCCGCGCTGCCGCTGGTCGAGGACCTCGACGACGCCGGCCGCGCCGCGATCCGGACCGTGCTGCTGGCCACCGAGTCGGGCATCGACCAGTCGAAGTCCGCCGGCGTCTACGTGCACCGGCTGCTCGACCTGTCCCCCTCGGCGCGCGTCGTGGAGCTCAAGCAGGCCTGCTACGCGGGGACGTCGGCGCTGCAGATGGCGCTCGCCCTCGTGGCGCGCAACCCGGAGCAGAAGGTGCTCGTCATCTGCTCGGACGTCGCCCGGTACGACGTGGGCTCCTCCGGCGAGCCGACCCAGGGCTGCGGCGCTGTCGCGATGCTCGTGACGGCCGACCCGCGCCTCGTGGCCATCGAGCCGGTGTCCGGCCTGCACACCACGGACGTCATGGACTTCTGGCGGCCGAACTACCGCTCGACGGCGGTCGTCGACGGCCGGCTGTCGCTGCGCGCGTACACGGACTCGCTGGCCGGGGCGTGGCAGGACTACCAGGCGCAGGGCGGCGCCGCCCTGGCCGACATCGACGCGTTCGTGTACCACCAGCCGTTCACGAAGATGGCGGTCAAGGCGCACGCGCACCTCGCCCGTGTCGCCGGCGGCCCCCGGGACGCCGAGGCGCAGGCCGCGCAGATCGCGGACACCCTGCGGTACAACCGCGAGATCGGGAACTCGTACACCGCGTCGATGTACGTCGGGCTGGCGTCGCTGCTCGACCACGCGACCGAGGACCTCGCCGGCTCGCGCATCGGGTTCTTCTCGTACGGCTCCGGCTCCGTCGGCGAGTTCTTCACCGGCGTCGTGCAGCCCGGGTTCCGGCAGCACCTGCGCGCCGAGGCCCACCGCCGGCTGCTCGACGACCGGGAGCGGATCTCGCACGCCGAGTACCTGCGGATCGTCGCCCCCGTGAACCCGGTGGACGGCGGGGACCACGTCCTCGAGCCCACCACGCGCGGCTCGTTCCGGCTCGCCGCCATCTCGGGCCACCAGCGGGTGTACGAGCGGGCAGCCGCGGCGGACGCGGGGAGCGCGGTCGCCTGA
- a CDS encoding LLM class F420-dependent oxidoreductase, producing MTRPLRIGVQIQPQHADYAQIRDAVRRAEDLGVDVIFNWDHFFPLYGDPDGKHFECWTMLGAWAEQTSRVEIGALVTCNSYRNPELLADMARTVDHISGGRLILGIGAGWFEKDYDQFGYEFGTAGSRIADLAQALPRIKARLAAGNPAPTRDIPVLIGGGGERKTLRVVAEHADAWHSFGDLETLTRKSAILDEHGAAVGRDTAALVERSVGVSAPPSEVAAPLVEAGVTLFTVGVGGPDYDLSLVEQWTRWRDARA from the coding sequence ATGACACGACCCCTCCGCATCGGAGTCCAGATCCAGCCCCAGCACGCGGACTACGCCCAGATCCGCGACGCGGTCCGCCGCGCCGAGGACCTCGGGGTGGACGTGATCTTCAACTGGGACCACTTCTTCCCGCTCTACGGCGACCCCGACGGCAAGCACTTCGAGTGCTGGACGATGCTCGGCGCGTGGGCGGAGCAGACCAGCCGCGTCGAGATCGGTGCGCTCGTGACCTGCAACTCGTACCGGAACCCCGAGCTGCTGGCCGACATGGCCCGCACGGTCGACCACATCAGCGGCGGCCGCCTGATCCTCGGCATCGGCGCCGGCTGGTTCGAGAAGGACTACGACCAGTTCGGGTACGAGTTCGGCACCGCGGGCTCCCGCATCGCGGACCTCGCGCAGGCGCTGCCGCGCATCAAGGCCCGCCTCGCGGCCGGCAACCCCGCGCCGACGCGGGACATCCCGGTGCTGATCGGCGGCGGCGGCGAGCGCAAGACGCTGCGGGTCGTCGCGGAGCACGCCGACGCGTGGCACTCGTTCGGCGACCTCGAGACGCTGACCCGCAAGAGCGCGATCCTCGACGAGCACGGCGCCGCCGTCGGCCGTGACACCGCCGCCCTCGTCGAGCGGTCCGTGGGCGTCAGCGCCCCGCCGTCCGAGGTCGCGGCCCCGCTGGTGGAGGCAGGTGTGACTCTCTTCACGGTCGGCGTCGGGGGCCCCGACTACGACCTCTCCCTCGTCGAGCAGTGGACCCGCTGGCGCGACGCCCGCGCCTGA
- a CDS encoding glutathione S-transferase family protein produces MGTESTQQEFSTAGSYVTSGEEFVRDQNYLTTRITADGRDGYPVEPGRYRLVVSRACPWANRAVIVRRLLGLEDAISLGVCGPTHDSRSWTFDLDPGGVDPVLGIPRIQDAYFRRVPGYDRGITVPALVDVPSGAVVTNDYAQMTLDLSTQWTAFHREGAPELYPEHLRDEIDQVARKVFTDVNNGVYRCGFAGSQEAYERAYRRLFSRLDWLSERLSIQRYLVGDTITEADVRLFTTLVRFDAVYHGHFKCNRSKLTEMPVLWAYARDLFQTPGFGDTIDFDHIKRHYYVVHEDINPTRIVPAGPDLRGWLTPHGRESLGGRPFGDGTPPGPVRESERVDPAHTAEAMAG; encoded by the coding sequence ATGGGCACGGAGAGCACGCAGCAGGAGTTCAGCACCGCGGGGTCGTACGTCACGTCCGGCGAGGAGTTCGTGCGGGACCAGAACTACCTCACGACCCGCATCACCGCGGACGGCCGGGACGGCTACCCCGTCGAGCCCGGCCGCTACCGCCTGGTGGTGTCCCGCGCCTGCCCGTGGGCGAACCGCGCGGTCATCGTGCGCCGCCTGCTCGGCCTGGAGGACGCGATCTCGCTCGGGGTGTGCGGTCCGACGCACGACTCCCGGTCCTGGACCTTCGACCTCGACCCGGGCGGCGTGGACCCGGTGCTCGGCATCCCCCGCATCCAGGACGCCTACTTCCGGCGCGTCCCGGGGTACGACCGCGGCATCACCGTCCCGGCGCTGGTGGACGTCCCGTCGGGCGCCGTCGTCACGAACGACTACGCGCAGATGACGCTCGACCTGTCGACGCAGTGGACGGCGTTCCACCGCGAGGGCGCCCCGGAGCTGTACCCCGAGCACCTGCGGGACGAGATCGACCAGGTCGCCCGGAAGGTGTTCACCGACGTGAACAACGGCGTCTACCGCTGCGGGTTCGCCGGGTCGCAGGAGGCGTACGAGCGGGCGTACCGCCGGCTGTTCTCCCGGCTCGACTGGCTGTCCGAGCGGCTGTCGATCCAGCGGTACCTGGTCGGCGACACGATCACCGAGGCGGACGTCCGGCTGTTCACCACGCTCGTGCGGTTCGACGCCGTCTACCACGGGCACTTCAAGTGCAACCGGTCGAAGCTGACCGAGATGCCGGTGCTGTGGGCGTACGCGCGGGACCTGTTCCAGACCCCGGGCTTCGGCGACACGATCGACTTCGACCACATCAAGCGGCACTACTACGTGGTGCACGAGGACATCAACCCCACCCGGATCGTCCCCGCGGGCCCGGACCTGCGCGGGTGGCTGACGCCGCACGGCCGCGAGTCGCTGGGCGGACGCCCGTTCGGCGACGGCACCCCGCCCGGCCCGGTCCGCGAGTCCGAGCGCGTCGACCCGGCGCACACCGCGGAGGCGATGGCGGGCTGA
- a CDS encoding alpha/beta-hydrolase family protein produces MDADRPTAVDRARRAAGSVLGAVGRWFARRELSWPGMLGALLGLAAAMTPSLLPRPTLYLGFIAGVGAALGYALGVLVAWVVRRTGIPLPPARVRRVAWRVLSWAGPVLAVVVVVVGCQWQDDVRVLVGEERRTSSAFLVGVLALAVGLALIALGRALRRLSRRVSRLLGRWVPASAASLLGVVVVTLLVYWLAAGVLFRVVVDVADSVYAGTNAGTPDGVEPVTSPLRSGSPASAVSWDSLGRQGRAFVAGGPSTDEIAEVTGEQATEPIRVYAGLDSADDAAGRAELAVDELERTGAFDRSVLVVAGATGTGWTEPQQMAALEYLWGGDTAIATIQYSFLPSWLSFLVDADRASEAGRLLFDAVHARWAELPQDDRPQLVSYGLSLGSFAAQAPFGSVGDLTARVDGALYVGTPAFTPLWRTITAERDPGSPQWQPVVDDGRTVRFASDGTGLATQAGTWDSPRVAYLQHASDPVVWWSWDLLTRQPDWLAEPRGPDVSGRVRWFPVLTFVQVTVDQFFGVSVPDGHGHNYASQVVAAWAAVTEPPGWSDAELADLQSLIDETLTLPTLPGADVG; encoded by the coding sequence GTGGACGCCGACCGACCGACCGCTGTGGACCGGGCGCGACGCGCCGCCGGGAGCGTCCTGGGGGCGGTGGGTCGCTGGTTCGCCCGGCGCGAGCTGTCGTGGCCCGGCATGCTCGGGGCGCTGCTCGGGTTGGCGGCCGCGATGACGCCGTCGCTGCTCCCCCGCCCGACCCTGTACCTCGGGTTCATCGCGGGCGTCGGGGCCGCGCTCGGGTACGCCCTCGGCGTCCTCGTCGCGTGGGTGGTCCGCCGCACCGGGATACCCCTGCCTCCCGCCCGTGTGCGCCGCGTCGCCTGGCGGGTCCTGTCCTGGGCGGGCCCTGTCCTCGCCGTGGTCGTCGTCGTGGTGGGCTGCCAGTGGCAGGACGACGTCCGCGTGCTGGTCGGCGAGGAGCGGCGAACGTCGTCGGCGTTCCTCGTCGGGGTCCTCGCGCTGGCCGTGGGACTGGCGCTGATCGCCCTGGGGCGCGCGCTGCGCCGACTGTCCCGCCGGGTCTCGCGCCTGCTGGGACGCTGGGTGCCCGCCTCCGCGGCGTCGCTGCTCGGTGTCGTCGTGGTGACGCTGCTCGTGTACTGGCTCGCCGCGGGCGTGCTGTTCCGGGTGGTCGTCGACGTCGCGGACTCCGTGTACGCGGGCACGAACGCCGGCACCCCCGACGGGGTCGAGCCCGTCACGTCGCCGCTGCGCTCCGGGTCGCCCGCCTCCGCGGTCTCGTGGGACTCCCTCGGTCGCCAGGGGCGCGCGTTCGTGGCCGGCGGCCCGTCGACGGACGAGATCGCCGAGGTGACCGGTGAGCAGGCGACCGAGCCGATCCGCGTCTACGCCGGGCTGGACTCGGCCGACGACGCCGCGGGGCGGGCCGAGCTCGCCGTCGACGAGCTGGAGCGCACCGGGGCGTTCGACCGGTCGGTCCTGGTGGTGGCCGGCGCGACCGGCACCGGCTGGACGGAGCCCCAGCAGATGGCCGCCCTGGAGTACCTGTGGGGCGGTGACACGGCGATCGCGACCATCCAGTACTCCTTCCTGCCGAGCTGGCTGTCGTTCCTCGTCGACGCCGACCGCGCGTCCGAGGCCGGGCGGCTGCTGTTCGACGCCGTGCACGCCCGGTGGGCCGAGCTGCCGCAGGACGACCGGCCGCAGCTCGTGTCCTACGGCCTGAGCCTCGGGTCGTTCGCCGCGCAGGCGCCGTTCGGATCCGTCGGCGACCTCACCGCGCGCGTCGACGGCGCCCTCTATGTGGGCACGCCCGCCTTCACCCCGCTCTGGCGCACGATCACCGCCGAGCGCGACCCCGGCAGCCCGCAGTGGCAGCCGGTCGTCGACGACGGCCGCACGGTGCGGTTCGCGTCCGACGGCACCGGGCTCGCCACGCAGGCCGGGACCTGGGACTCCCCGCGCGTCGCGTACCTGCAGCACGCGTCCGACCCCGTCGTCTGGTGGTCGTGGGACCTGCTCACCCGGCAGCCCGACTGGCTCGCCGAGCCGCGCGGGCCCGACGTGTCCGGCCGGGTGCGCTGGTTCCCCGTCCTGACGTTCGTGCAGGTGACCGTGGACCAGTTCTTCGGGGTCAGCGTCCCGGACGGGCACGGGCACAACTACGCCTCGCAGGTGGTGGCGGCGTGGGCCGCCGTCACGGAGCCCCCGGGCTGGTCGGACGCGGAGCTGGCGGACCTGCAGTCCCTCATCGACGAGACCCTGACCCTGCCGACCCTCCCGGGCGCCGACGTCGGCTGA